The sequence gtttggaggaaaaggagatttggcgacacagacggtgtggtggtgaactgaagtcagaccgaagaattgcagagtgagaagaacgattatgttttatcatcgcccttcatcaatttaatttcaacccgtatcatgcgttaaatcctaatcagaataatttaagtccactgcgttatttctcagttataactccagaaatatctccttagaatagaaataaaaagaaattctctatatttaatcccgtcactccatactgtccactgacggcgcgactgcatggaataaagcatctgtccaacatgtgtcaataacataatatttttatgtgacactgtaaacacatgatcaaatgtcaattaaatcccaagtgtgaaaaaccaagccacactcatcacaatcgttgtccgttactcttgatgcttttcatgacaaatcaggcattaaaaaggggttatgttcaagaacattttacgtgggtaattacaaactgattatccaaggcgttctcgtcagtcttattaccgtaaccctataaatacagaggtgagcgccgtggtaatgctgcaacatatggcacttctggcggaccatgcaggattcggagggagagggtatttagggaccataacgatttattggtaggctacataaaaatatgtaactctatgtcagaccacttcttttttaattctgggactgtgcgctccgtgctactgacagagttcactgctgcagcaacatgttgccactcactctgctttttgttgttggcgattccaatcccgtgaccgccgaacaaaactacctttcgggcctccatctcacccacaagtgtctccacttcaacctccgtgaaatttcgcttttttgattttctcagtacttctgccattgtttccaacaagacataataccggcatctgagtctgttttatatgcagatcgcattcatgaggtcatttgcattgaccatttatggttaaaaaggggcgtgtagagggcggaacgtgaagctgattcagctgcgcacaattatagtcagtatgggatttataaagcaaagattgcgtacaagtgtgcgtacgcagtgttttataaatctgaatattttttggcgcacgcaaaacttggcttctgggcgtacgcacatttttagtaacgatcctacgcacagttttataaatgagacccctggggtctcatttataaaactgcgATGAAAACTGAATTATCAAAAAACAGAACATTATCAAAAGCTAGTTCAAGGAATTGATTAATGAAAGTGCATCTGGAACTGCGATGACGGCCCGTCAGCCGGCTCAGTCATATGCCTACCAAGCACTAGATGACTCTTATAAACAAGTGTATGCCCTAATCACGTAAAGGTCATGGCTGATCAcattgggtagaggtgttgctgcactgtctgaacagagacaacgcagcgatatcatcatgagcagttctaactggagagaaagtgaaatccgcgaACTGCTGATCATGTGTGAGAAGGcgatgcagtcgtattaaacaaagacgttgaaagatggtgcgatctacgagagagacgcagagcagaggaactgtccttacgaggcttttgtctgGATAAAAAACACTAACCCGTCCCTAACCAAAAAGTGGGCatcaaaaataaagaatatgtcgGCATTtgtgcacttgtaaatagttaatcgcgtttgtagcctaaactcagacgtgaactcgtTCTTGCATGCGGGTCTCTTCATccaagaggtctagactccgtgcgcagccccgcccttctccagtgaaccaagaaagcccgcgccgtACCGATCGGGGAattttaccccctcggttttatcCAGGAAACTTAAAGTAAGACGTGAATTCGCTGGCCGTGCCAAGCCTCGACCAAACCCGCTTGGTAGTGTAGAATGGCCTTATGCTGAGAGAGAGGGCAGTAGTGCGTAGGCCTACCTAAAAAAGCAGCCAACCACTCTTAAAACACTGAAAGAGTGGTGActgactgcgcacacacacacacacacacacacacacacacacacacacacacacacacacacacacacacacacacacacacacacacacacacacacacacacacagtggcggttttaggtacgggcgaaccaggcagccgcccggggcggcatatttgtggggggcgccaggtcacatggggggcgccacgagcagtaaaaaaaaaatcgcaatgcgtagcggttatcaatgaagtaggCTACtgcataacattgtgttgggaataggtattttggcgccccctctggctagGTGCTGTGCGCAGATGGagtgaaacccccactgaagcccccccccctccagaaaTATGAGCACGTTCAATGAACGCCACTCTTTTAGCACGTTCATACACAAAACTCCATGTGGGCCTTTTATTTCTAATAGAACTTTGCAAGATACCTTTTCGAACAGGGATTGTGGAACGGTGCGTCTGTTGATGGCCGCTGCTTTGAGGATCAACTCTTTggcctcctctgtcctccccctGTCCAGCAGCCAGCGGGCCGACTCCGGTATAAACCTTTACAAAAGTAAGGTGAAATTAGTTTGAATCAAAACATAAATTAGCAACCCCCTGGCAGTGATATTTTAGTTGCTATATTTAATCCTATATCCACACAACAATTATGCTGTTATGACCTAATCTATTGTGAATTAAAGTGAATATCTAAAAGATATTCCTGTCAATAGGTCAGTCAGTATCTAGCACTGAATGAGGTTATACAATGGTGATTGAGCCTCTCTCCCGCTGATAAAAGTCCTTGCAGGATAATGAATATTATAAAACTAGGTGTTTAATATTATAAAACTACTTTTACCTAAGAATTACCACAAATATTAGAGATTGCCACTCAAACTCACATCCAGCCAAATAATGATGACGAATGTTAAAAAAGATTTTATcataaattaattaatgtaaagaaaaaaaagaaaaaaaggaaattcacaatgtttaattgtttaattgaatttaaaatATTAGGGGAAATAGCATATAAATAATATACGATTTATGTTCCAAGACCCTTTTTAgggccctctccctctcagggGCCCCCTGAATCGTCATTACGTGTGACCCCTGTCTCCCACTGCTGCACGTCGTGACTCGTGACCCATACATACCATATGTAGACAGCAACCAGGCCCATCGGCACCGCCAGGACCAACTGAGCCAGCCTCCAATCACGGATTAGGTAGATGATCCCCGACATACACGCCAGCCCGGCAGCCCCCGAGAACTGGCCCCCACACGTGCCCAGCGAGCGCTTGGTTACCCCTATCCACTCAGTCACTGCCGGGAAGGAGAGCCATGCTCGTGAGTCAATATTTGGTCAGCAGTATAGCCCACATGGCATAAACCCTCGACATGTGTCGACAACAGGCCTTTTGTGTTTCGGTTTTAAGGTCGAAGAATTAGTGGATGGAAACAGCTGTTTCTTAACGTGTCATGCGTCTGCTTAAACTCGCACTGCGTCCTTCTTTCGACTGTGGCTCAGTCCTCCGTTGAAAAATATCTGACCTAGAAAGTGGGTGAATTTTTCTCAATAAATCGTTTTATTCTGTCCCCCACCTTGGGCAAACGTACATAGTGCAGGTTAAACTATACTATAGGCTACAGGTTCAGCGTACCATTATTCTGTAGGCCTGAGTCTTTGTATGGAATGCCATGTATGGAATGGTCTGAAGATTACGTCTTGTTATATGTTTACATCCAAGGTTATGGTGAATGACTTACACTCAATGTTTGACTGATGTATCTGCCTTTACATTATATTTGCACTGGGTTCTGAAGACTActaagagaagaggaagagacgtgTTGCGTTTTGGTGTACTCACTCAGCACGATGGCGTTCATCCCGAAGCCCCCATACCCCATACCTGCCGCAAACTGGGAGGCCAGATATAAGTAGAAGTTGGGACTAAGGCCACCTGTGAGCGTGAATATAAAAAGGAACAGCACTGGAATCTGAGTGGTCCGTCTGCGGCCAAACCTGGCAGAAAAAAGgtttaattgttattatttagaattaaaaaTCGGACCCTAAAAATTTaaaataattttatttatttctattttcATTTAAATAGTAGTAGCCGAGACTAAGTCATATATTTTTAGGATGAATGTTGATGTGTGAACTACATAGACATAGAGGATACagaattaataataatgcaatactTCAATACTGCTCAACATTTTGACTCGAAAATATAGATAAACAATTTTTTTGTAAgccacaaacaaaaaaaatataatatactatCGCTACATTTACAGAATCCCAATATTTACAGAACCGCGATAGATCTGTACTAAGGAATCATTGTAAAAATACTTAACAGATAAAACTTACGATTCGCCAAAAGGTCCGAACAGTAGCGAACCGATAAGCATGCCAGCCCCCAACACCGTTTGGGCCACCTCCACCATGTTCGCCTTGTCACAAACTAGATCAAACTGTATGAACCACATAGAGCTGTGAAACAAGAACTGTTCTCAAAACCACAAAACCCATAACACACTAAGACTTACATCGGTGACTATGGTGGCCTGGTACAGGGTCTGGTCATACACCCATCCGTCCCGGCAGGCGGTGGTGTGGTTCAGGCCATACTGGCGGATGGAGTCCAGGGTCCAGTTCACCGGAGCGTACATCAGACACCGGCTGAGGGAGCCGTCTGGCTCCCGGGGAACGGTCAGGTTCAGCTGCTCCTCTTCTGTCAGGTTGGGACCGGCCCCCAGGATCCAGTCCGTGTTACATTGGCGCTCTGGGTCAGAGTCAGCGAAATAGACACTTGCAAAGATAAACGATAGAAAAGATAAGGGAAACCATATGGCTATGAGTAGAATCTTCTGAAATAATCCAAAGTCTCCGGCATCTCTCAGCATCTCTCCGAAGTCTGCCATGGTGCCCTGAATGAAAACCTCTGCCCTGAGACGTTACTCACAGGATTGTTTTTAATAATCGAGTCCATCAATGTTTAATCTTTTTGTCTGTTATCTTTGAAAGAGGACATTGGGAACATGCTGTATCCATGAAGAAAGACGGTCAAAGGAAAATAAGTTATTTGTAGGCCACAGCCTATAAATAACATAAGTATCAAAAGTATCAAAACCCACTGGCAGTGAGATTTTATTTGCTACATCTAACCCTATAACCGCACAACAATTATGCTGTTATGACCTAACCTATTGAGAATTAAAGTGAATATCTAAAAGGTATTCCTGTAAATAGATGGGTCAGTATCTAGCGATGAATAAGGTTACACAATGGTCATTGAGCCTTTGTCCCACTGATAAAAGCCCTTGCATTTGCAGGATAATGAATGTAATAAAACTACGTGTTCAAATCTACGTCTACGTGTtcaaatcggcctcttctgacatcacaagtggccgtgtccacctagatgtgtgctggatagatcagtcgaCCTGCCTACCCAGTGAActgcagcaaacgttgctcatctacccatcatacatctagggggacaggcccacttgtgatgtcagaaggggcAGATTATCGCTACAAGTCTTTCACTGCctttcacacgcacacctggTGGTGCAATGGAAATGTTTGAAAAATTGACTTTTATAGTCAGATTTATACTTGGGGGCCGGTGTTTCCTGTGCCTAGAAAGGCCCTTGACTACGCATAACGATATGGCTTGATATCTGAAAAGGAAAATAAGGGACATCAGCGTCCtacaaaacaaagcaaacaaTCTTAATAAGGCAGTACGGGCTAGGCCCATAGGATCACCACCTCTTGGGTTGTCCCCAAagccgccttaatgcacgggcaCCATTTTTTACAGGCTCATgatgtcatggtctgtctgtttccttgtcttgttttggtgtgtttcctgttttactttgttatctctgtcttgtttctccacatgtccggtcaagtttccctcctgtgtgattactgctccctcctctaatgtgtttcagctgttactcgttgcgtgccctgtgtgtttgggatttaagcccttgtctttcctttgttccttgtcggatcattgtacttcgtggtgagttgtgtcctgtgtgttacctgtgttcctggttttccctgtgttacccgcgtcagctgtgttctcggtgttccttgccttttgcgttaataaattatcctttacctgaactgtctgctattgggtcctacctgcctgcctgccacccgctaactgTGACAGAATGATCCGACCATtattggacccagcggacgctctttttgttggaggctgtgttggggcgtACATGAAGCGCTGTCGCTTCAAGGCCCGGGTTGGACGGTGCCTTACGGACTATcggagtgggggtggtgagtttgGAGTGCCATCCGGTTCAACATTTCTCTCGAGCCCCTGAGCTGAatccggtccccgagccctgtccggttcctgaacCCTACTCATTACCGAGGGTGCCCCTCTTCCAGATCCTccagaccttccagaaggggcccgccctctaccttgccttccagaggggtcccgcattctaaaccttccagaaggggtccGCCTTCTACCTTCCCatccagaggggtcccgccttctaaaccttccagaaggggtccGCCTTCTACCTTCCCatccagaggggtcccgccttctaaaccttccagaaggggtccgccctctaccttgccttccagaggggtcccgcctttctaggactctaacccaaacagaacttgggtctcaaacccttatcctttctctctggtatcagatcatgtatctttctggtcaaaattgaaaaaaaaagggaaagtgtGTAGCAAGTGTAGTgtagtaaggagatggcctttttaaaaagtacattagaatcttcattgatataccgtttgacattatttgattttgtctcTATGTTGcgaataaaagatatattaaagaaaacacaaaagtggtcagacaaggaaggaccagtcacagagagatcagatcTCTtggtgataaccaggtctagagtgtgccccttacaatgagtagcctctttcacatgttgaggcagttcaaatgtgtccaaaatggtacgATTTTATGCACACTTCACGCCATTCAAATCATCAGAATGAAAATTCACCAGTTATATCTTCTAGACAGTTAAACTCTGGATATGcaagacaataattctgtgaagtcatcgaaaggAATTGCAGAGTATGTTGTTGGCCTGTatataattaataggagaactctgggggagcatttcaatatagcacaaaggtattcaaatgatggaaaatcaccaaataacatgtttcctctgaaatacatttttaattatagcagcaacccctccacctctttttccagatctacatgcatcaaaaaagttagatttgggaggagctgtcattagaacggttgcactgttatttagttccagccatgtttcagttaaaaacataaaatccagtttagaagtggtaataaaatcattaactaaaatgatttgttattaagagacctgacattaagtagacccatcctgatgtTGTTGacaggctttaaggttgtttttggtttaggcaatatgtatgagatttgtgaggttagcagtgtgtctaaatttccctttgtttactctcttagtggttacagcaggaatgcaaaagttgccatgttttgacgcaggcaaccttgggttcagcagattatgtgaaacttcctttatacagtgtctacggctgaacccttttttttctCAGTATTACTCAGGATGTAGAGGAATGTTTATGTTTTGGCTTGTGACATATTGTGAAGGTTGTGGCCTTCCAGCAAAATGTCTGAAAAGACAATTTTTGAGAACCTGTCCACCACCGTAAGAACGGTGGTGTTGCCTTGAGAAGCCGGGAGACCCGTGACGAAGTCGAGTGCGATGTTGGACCACAGTCTGGAGGGGATGGGAAGTGGTTGTAAGAGCCCCATGCGGGCCCCGGAAGAAGTCTTGTTTCTGGCGCAGACCGCACATGCATCTATGTACTCCCTGACCCCCACCTCCATGGATGGCCACCAGAACCGCTGGGAGATGACGAACACCGTTCTCTTGACTCCCGGGTGACATGAAAGCCGTGAGGTGTGAGCCCAGTGGATCACCTGTGGGCGCAGCTCGACGGGGACAAACAGACGTTAGCGGGGCACCCACTAGGTGCCGGAGCACCACCATTCGCTCGCTTAACCTCAGTCTCTATGGGCCAAGTAACCGCTCCAACCACACGGGTCAGTGGGAGGATGGTTTCTGGTTCCTTGGCCTCAGGCTCGGGGTCGAATAGTCGAGACAAGGCATCCGGTTTGACGTTCCGGGACCCCGGCCTGTACGAAAGGGAAAAGGAAAAGCGGTTAGAAAACAGCGCCCACCTGGCCTGACGAGAGTTGAGGCGCTTAGCCTTTCTAATATACTCAAGATTCCTGTGTTCTGTCCAGACAATGAACGGAAGGTCGGCCCCCTCTAGCCAGTGCCTCCATTCCTCCAGGGCGAGTTTAACAGCCAGCAATTCCCGGTTGCCGACATCGTAGTTGCGCTCTGCTTTGGACAGCCGCCTCGACAGGAAGGCGCAGGGGTGCACCTTACCATCCTGGTCGGAGCGTTGCGACAGCACGGCCCCGATGCCCTCATTGGatgcatccacctccaccacgaacTGGCGCTTGGGATCTGGCAAGGTGAGGATGGGGGCGGAGGTGAACCGACGCTTGAGTGGACTGAACGCCTTCTCGGCTTCGGGGCACCACCGGAACTGCCCCTGTGGAGACGTGAGAGCATGGAGAGGAGCTGCTATCGCGCTGAAGCCTCTGACAAACCACCTGTAAAAGTTCGCAAACCCGAAGAACTGCTGAACCTTCTTGCGGCTGTCGGGGGTGGGCCACTCGGACACAGCGCTAACTTTAGCCGGGTCCATCTGTACACTTCCGGGGGCTACGATGAAGTCCAGGAAAGAGACAGTGTCGGCATGGAACAAACTCTTTTCTGCTTTGACATACAAGTGATTAGCCAGCAGTCTTTCGAGAACCTGGTTGACGTGGTTACGGTGGGTGTCGAGGTCAGGAGAGTGAATAAGAATATCATCAATGTAAACATAGACAAAGCGATCAAGGATCGCTTTGTCAACATCATTAATCATGGGCTGAAAAACTGCGGGGGCATTAGTGAGTACGAAAGGCATAACCCGATATTCGTAGTGGCCACTGGGGGTGTTGAATGCCGTTTTCCACTCGTCCCCCTCCCTGATGCGGACCAGATGGTAGGCGTTTCGAAGGTCTAGTTTCGTGAAAATCTTGGCCTGTTGGAGCTGATCGAAGACAGAGgacatgagagggagggggtacCTGTTTTTTATGGTAATGTCATTGAGTGGGCTGTAGTCGATGCAGGGTCTTAGTGAGTCGTCTTTCTTTCCGACGAAGAAAAAACCAGCGCCAGCAGGGGACGAAGAAGGACGAATCAGACCTGCTTTTAGAGAAGCAGAAATGTACTCCCTCATCGCCTCCTTCTCAGGGCCGGAAACAGAGTATAGGCGGCCCTTGGGGATGGTGGAGCCGGGGATCAGGTCTATGGCGCAGTCGGATggacgatgaggaggaagagacagagcctTGGTCTTGCTGAAGACTTGACCGAGATGATGATAACAGGGAGGTACCGTGTTCAGGTCCGGGAACTCGGCCTCTAAGGTCGGGTTGGTAGAGAACAAATTAACTTCTGTGACAAGCTCATCTTGAGAGAGGGGAACAAGGCATGTCTGCGTACAACTGTCCCCCCATCCTCTGATCTCTCCCGTTCTCCAGTCGATGTGGGGATTGTGATTCAGCAGCCATGACTGCCCCAGCACCAGAAAATGGGAGGAGGATCTGAACAGGTAAAAGCGTAACAGTTCCTTATGGTCATTGACGTGCAGGTGTACTGGCTCACTGATGTGTGTGATTAGGAAAAGATCCATCCCATTAAGGGAGCTGGCCCTAACGGGCCGTTCCAGGAGTTCAATTTTAAGCCCCAATTTTCTGGCTAGGCCCCAGTCCATCAGACTCTCATCTGCCCCAGAGTCTATGAGGGCTTCAAGTTCAGTGTCGTTGTGATGCTTTACCTGGACCTTGGTGAGAGTGCGAACTGTGGAGCTCGATGCTGTGACGTGGCTCACTACTAGGGATTTCTTGGTCGGACAGGAGGCGACGAGATGACCGGTCTCTCCACAATAATAGCATCTGCCCTCCAGTTGacgtcttctcctctcctccggaGATAGTCGAGCCCTCCCCAGCTGCATGGGTCCCTCCTCTCCTGCGACAGCCGACGGATGAAGCTGGTCCTGCGGTGAAGACTGAAGAGCTGCTCCAGGGGAAGGTTGAGGGCGAAGCTGACTCTCTGTGTTCGTAGATCTCCCCTCCCGTTGCCGCTGGAGCTGGGTGCGTCTGTTGTCCGTCCGGATCACGAGGGCGAAGAGTTCATCCACGTCGGTGGGTAAATCCAAGGGAACGAGTAGGTCCTGGATACTGGGGCTAAGTCCttacaaaaaaatatcataGAGGGCAACCGCGTTCCACCCGCTATCTCCCGCCAGCGTGCGGAAGCGAATGGCATAGTCACACACAGAGCCGCTGCCTTGCTTAAGGCTACTTAGTTCCTGTGCCTTCTCACGGCTCATGATTACCGGATCAAAAGTTCTggtcagtgttgccagatttggtTGAGCTAAATCCGCCCAATCACGTTCCAAAACCCGCCCACTGCAGCAAAAAACCGCCCAATGACGTTTTTCAcaggaattttttttttttttgaataaacATTAAACGCATGTTGTGGTTCTAGTGTTATATGCACCAAGAGTTACTTCTAATGGCTGCAATGTTTTAGGGTCCGTCCGGTTGAGGAGTAATAATAAACATCCCTGGGGATTTTACCATATCGACTCGTCCTTCTGATTACGCGGTAACGCTACGGTATTAAACAATTAAGCCCAAATGGCAAGTTCTATTTTATACTAAGAAAACCAAAAAGTTCTCCTAACCCCAGAAGCCcacagaacagagacagaggtcTGAGACAAGTGACTCTGAAGAGGAGCAGTGTGATACTTCACACAAATGCAGAGGAGCTTCTTCACTGATACATCAGTGCTCTCATCCAGGTAAAGAGAATATGGAGACTCACCAATATCCTCTCTTAACTCCTCGCTGAAGTGTGGTGCCAGAACAGATGTTATAACGGCGGTACACTTTGTCCTGTGCATCTTGAATGCGCCCATCTCATCTTGCAGTATATCAGACAAATCATCCACGGCGTTTATGGAGGTGTGACAGGCGACGTAGGTTGCAACCTAAGTTCACGTCGTTTTTGGTCATCTTTGATTGTTGCTCCTGCACCAGATCCCGTTGGGACAGCAAAGGATTTGACACTGCGCTGACAGCGGGCCTTGTGTTTTTTCGTGGCACCATGTTCTCTCAAGTCGTTGAGGTGGGCTCTTAATTCAACGTTACAATACCTGCAACGAGCTTTGCTGTCATCTGCTGGGGCAGGCGCGATCCACGCTTTTAATTCAGGGTCGGTCTCCCATTCCTTTCTATAAAGTTTTTTATATTTCCCCCACTTCGGCATGATGCTTATTTCGCTAACAGAGTTGAGAGAGAGCGGGCTTTTGCCTCAGACTTCTGCGTCGGCGGACAACGGTTTGTTGATGCGACATCACGACGTGAAGTATATTGAAGTATAGGCCTACTGAGTTTtgtatttgtactgtttttaaACCATAAAATAACAGTTTGGTGTGCTGttttcacattattaaaaaaccGCCAGATATTGGCAAAAGCAGCCCAAAATGTATATACCCGCCCaatgcattttttctttttccccgCGAGATGAAATCAAAAATAGCCCAATTGGGCGGGaacccgcccaatctggcaacactggttcTGGTAAGTGCTGCTTGAAAGTCCGCGAGGGAAAGGCAAACGGGAGAGCCCCTCCCCCATTCAGCAGCAGCCCAAGTCTTAGCTCTACCGGTCAGGTGAGAAATCATAAACGCTACTTTGGACCGGTCTGTGGGAAACGCACAAGGattaaattcaaaatgaatAGAACAGTCAATAAAAAATATCCTGCTTTGCTCCGGCTCTCCGGCGTATCGCGCTGGGGGAGCCAACTTACTGCCCGCTCCGATAAGCGGCATGGGGAAAGTTGGAGTTACTTCCGGGATCGGAAGCGGGGCCGGAGCGGTCTGGCGAGTGAGCTGGCCAATAGGGGATTATCACGCTTCCGGTGGCGGATTTGTCTTCGTTGTGCATGAACACTTCCGGCGCACTTCAACAATGGCTGAAATAAAGGCTAGATGTCACTGCTCTGTTCCACTTTGTACATCTAACAAACATCACCAACCCTACTTAAGTTTTCATGGATTCCCGACTGAATTGAGTCTAAGGAAGAAGTGGATTCAAGCGGTTCGCCGGGATGAAGggccaaactttaaaataaaacaagttAGCACGTTTGTTTGTAGCCGGCACTTTAGTGAATCAGACTACAAACGCTACAGCTAGCAACCAACCGGGGTCACACCAAGCGACTGAAAATCGGGTCTGTACCCTCCCGTTTC is a genomic window of Gadus morhua chromosome 8, gadMor3.0, whole genome shotgun sequence containing:
- the LOC115548530 gene encoding solute carrier family 22 member 13-like isoform X1, giving the protein MADFGEMLRDAGDFGLFQKILLIAIWFPLSFLSFIFASVYFADSDPERQCNTDWILGAGPNLTEEEQLNLTVPREPDGSLSRCLMYAPVNWTLDSIRQYGLNHTTACRDGWVYDQTLYQATIVTDFDLVCDKANMVEVAQTVLGAGMLIGSLLFGPFGESFGRRRTTQIPVLFLFIFTLTGGLSPNFYLYLASQFAAGMGYGGFGMNAIVLMTEWIGVTKRSLGTCGGQFSGAAGLACMSGIIYLIRDWRLAQLVLAVPMGLVAVYIWFIPESARWLLDRGRTEEAKELILKAAAINRRTVPQSLFEKIAVNKTVEKGGISVLIRSPVLRKRFLIIALAWFASSLTFRCLGFNVGKFGLDIFLTELLFGLTELPAHLLCFWLLELAGRKLCLMFTLLVGGLVCLSILAVHAGNVIAVTVLAILARILVTVGMSICSVYIQELFPTPVRHTAAGLGGVAARLGGLLAPSVNLLALYHWSIPISVFSSLTLLGGALIFLLPETCGRELADSIEQAEVQRCRQTGFPPPPTPLGKSTVSCIGL
- the LOC115548530 gene encoding solute carrier family 22 member 13-like isoform X2 is translated as MLNNSVSLTHFGSILTYERQCNTDWILGAGPNLTEEEQLNLTVPREPDGSLSRCLMYAPVNWTLDSIRQYGLNHTTACRDGWVYDQTLYQATIVTDFDLVCDKANMVEVAQTVLGAGMLIGSLLFGPFGESFGRRRTTQIPVLFLFIFTLTGGLSPNFYLYLASQFAAGMGYGGFGMNAIVLMTEWIGVTKRSLGTCGGQFSGAAGLACMSGIIYLIRDWRLAQLVLAVPMGLVAVYIWFIPESARWLLDRGRTEEAKELILKAAAINRRTVPQSLFEKIAVNKTVEKGGISVLIRSPVLRKRFLIIALAWFASSLTFRCLGFNVGKFGLDIFLTELLFGLTELPAHLLCFWLLELAGRKLCLMFTLLVGGLVCLSILAVHAGNVIAVTVLAILARILVTVGMSICSVYIQELFPTPVRHTAAGLGGVAARLGGLLAPSVNLLALYHWSIPISVFSSLTLLGGALIFLLPETCGRELADSIEQAEVQRCRQTGFPPPPTPLGKSTVSCIGL